One part of the Eucalyptus grandis isolate ANBG69807.140 chromosome 10, ASM1654582v1, whole genome shotgun sequence genome encodes these proteins:
- the LOC104437608 gene encoding uncharacterized protein LOC104437608, which yields MTMAVVMYVIMSNKFQFLLLRGPHKLPGSFFTLISAFYSQFEMAILLAPTQVNPIKYNSIYSCFTTLLREKGPSALWRGWATKFFGYGAQGQLVVKSQLIHRERI from the exons ATGACAATGGCTGTGGTGATGTATGTGATTATGTCCAACAAGTTTCAGTTTCTTCTATTACGTGGTCCGCATAAGCTGCCTGGTTCTTTTTTTACCCTGATTTCTGCTTTCTACTCGCAGTTCGAAATGGCAATCCTACTGGCTCCAACACAg GTGAATCCAATCAAGTATAACAGCATTTATTCATGTTTCACTACTCTATTGAGAGAGAAAGGCCCTTCTGCCTTATGGAGAGGTTGGGCTACCAAGTTCTTTGGATATGGTGCTCAAG GCCAACTAGTGGTGAAGTCTCAGCTGATCCACAGAGAGAGAATATAA
- the LOC104423499 gene encoding linoleate 13S-lipoxygenase 2-1, chloroplastic, with product MLQKNPRGAEAGLASSKIEAVASPSAMENPLSVKAVVTVKPSTSGLLSKMGISGGLDKITDLVGKTLLLELVSTELDPKTGREKGTIKGYAYKKGHNKDEVTYECEFEVGEEFGEVGAIFVENEHHKEMYLKDIVLNGFVGGPLNITCISWVHSKYDNPQKRVFFTNKCYLPTETPSGLRRPREEELAILRGNGQGERKSYERIYDYDVYNDLGNPDSDAEKKRPVLGGKELPYPRRCRTGRPQCETDPQSELRSGSIYVPRDEQFSTIKQMTFSAKTVYSVVHALVPSLETAMVDADLGFPYFSAIDKLFNEGVNLPPLQKQGFLKDLFPRLVKTVTDAYQAVLRFETPETMNRNRFFWFTDEEFSRQTLAGINPIGIKMCTQEWPLRSDLDPKIYGSLESAITTDIIEREIKGFMTVDEAIKQRKLFMLDYHDLFLPYVNKVRQLKGTTLYGSRTLFFLTPDETLKLLAIELTRPPTDDGKPQWKQVFTPSCHSTGMWLWRLAKAHVLAHDSGYHQLVSHWLRTHCVTEPYIIAANRQLSAMHPIYKLLHPHFRYTMEINALAREYLVNGDGIIESSFSPGKYSMELCAVAYDKLWQFDSQGLPNDLISRGLAVEDPTAPHGLKLAIEDYPFANDGLLLWDAIKEWVTDYVNHYYPDPSHIASDKELQSWWTEIRTVGHGDKKDSPGWPDLKTPSDLIHIITTIVWVASGHHAAVNFGQYTYGGYFPNRPTIARTKMPVADPTEEELKIFWNKPEVTLLTCFPSPIQATKVMAILDVLSNHSPDEEYLGQDPEPAWKEEPAINAAFKRFHGRLKELDGVIDARNNDQRFKNRNGAGIVPYELLKPFSEPGVTGKGVPYSISI from the exons ATGCTCCAAAAGAACCCCAGAGGCGCTGAAGCAGGTCTTGCATCAAGTAAGATTGAAGCGGTTGCCAGCCCGAGCGCCATGGAGAACCCATTGTCAGTTAAAGCGGTAGTGACCGTGAAACCCAGCACTAGTGGCTTGTTATCGAAAATGGGGATAAGTGGAGGGCTCGATAAGATTACTGATCTGGTGGGGAAAACGCTCCTCTTGGAGCTTGTTAGTACAGAGCTTGACCCCA AGACGGGACGAGAGAAGGGGACAATCAAAGGGTACGCGTACAAGAAGGGCCACAACAAGGACGAGGTGACGTACGAGTGCGAGTTCGAAGTTGGAGAGGAGTTCGGGGAGGTCGGGGCGATCTTCGTGGAGAATGAGCACCACAAGGAGATGTACCTCAAGGACATCGTCCTCAATGGATTCGTGGGCGGTCCTCTTAACATCACATGCATCTCATGGGTTCACTCCAAGTACGATAACCCACAAAAGAGGGTTTTCTTCACCAATAAG TGCTATTTACCGACGGAAACGCCGAGCGGGCTAAGGAgaccgagagaggaggagctggCAATCCTGCGAGGGAACGGCCAAGGCGAGAGAAAATCGTATGAGAGGATATACGATTACGATGTGTACAATGACCTCGGGAATCCGGACAGCGACGCGGAGAAGAAGAGGCCCGTGCTCGGTGGCAAAGAGCTTCCATACCCTAGACGATGCCGGACTGGGCGCCCTCAGTGCGAGACCG ATCCACAATCGGAATTGAGAAGCGGGAGCATATACGTGCCTCGAGACGAACAGTTCTCGACGATAAAGCAAATGACATTCTCGGCGAAGACGGTATACTCGGTAGTGCATGCGCTGGTGCCGTCGCTAGAGACGGCAATGGTCGACGCAGACCTGGGGTTCCCCTACTTCAGCGCCATCGACAAGCTCTTCAACGAAGGCGTCAACTTGCCCCCATTGCAGAAGCAAGGGTTCCTCAAGGACCTCTTCCCTCGGCTCGTCAAAACCGTCACCGATGCCTACCAAGCTGTCCTCCGCTTCGAAACCCCTGAAACCATGAACC GAAACAGATTCTTTTGGTTTACTGACGAAGAATTTTCTCGCCAAACCCTAGCAGGAATTAACCCTAT TGGTATTAAAATGTGTACTCAGGAATGGCCTTTGAGGAGCGATCTCGACCCTAAAATCTATGGATCGCTCGAATCGGCCATCACGACAGACATCATCGAAAGGGAAATCAAAGGTTTCATGACAGTCGACGAG GCCATAAAGCAAAGGAAGCTGTTCATGCTGGATTACCACGACCTGTTCCTACCGTACGTGAACAAAGTGAGGCAACTCAAGGGGACAACCCTATACGGGTCGAGGACGCTCTTCTTCTTGACCCCAGACGAGACATTGAAACTCCTTGCAATCGAGCTCACGCGGCCGCCGACCGACGACGGGAAACCACAATGGAAGCAGGTGTTCACCCCGTCGTGCCACTCCACTGGCATGTGGCTTTGGCGGCTCGCCAAGGCCCATGTCCTTGCCCACGACTCTGGATACCACCAACTCGTCAGCCACTG GTTACGGACTCATTGTGTCACGGAACCATACATAATAGCAGCGAACCGGCAGTTGAGCGCAATGCACCCGATCTACAAGTTGTTGCACCCGCACTTCCGGTACACGATGGAGATCAATGCTCTGGCTCGTGAGTATCTCGTCAACGGCGATGGCATCATCGAGAGCTCCTTCTCTCCCGGCAAGTACTCCATGGAGCTCTGCGCCGTCGCCTATGACAAGCTGTGGCAATTCGACTCGCAAGGCTTGCCCAATGACCTGATTAGCAG GGGGTTGGCAGTGGAGGACCCGACGGCACCGCATGGCCTCAAGCTAGCGATCGAGGACTACCCCTTCGCCAACGACGGCCTCCTCTTGTGGGACGCCATTAAGGAGTGGGTCACCGACTACGTCAATCACTACTACCCCGACCCGAGCCACATTGCGTCGGACAAGGAGCTCCAATCCTGGTGGACCGAGATCCGGACCGTCGGCCACGGCGACAAGAAAGACTCCCCAGGGTGGCCCGACCTCAAGACCCCATCCGACCTCATCCACATTATCACCACCATAGTCTGGGTCGCCTCTGGCCACCACGCTGCCGTCAACTTCGGCCAGTACACCTACGGCGGCTACTTCCCGAACCGGCCCACCATCGCCAGAACCAAGATGCCCGTCGCGGACCCGACAGAAGAAGAGCTCAAGATCTTCTGGAACAAGCCCGAGGTCACGCTCCTCACGTGCTTCCCATCGCCGATACAGGCGACCAAGGTGATGGCAATCCTCGACGTGTTGTCGAACCACTCGCCGGATGAGGAGTACCTAGGACAAGATCCAGAACCAGCGTGGAAGGAGGAGCCGGCGATAAACGCGGCCTTCAAGAGGTTCCATGGGAGGCTGAAGGAGCTTGACGGCGTCATCGATGCCAGGAACAACGACCAAAGGTTTAAGAATCGGAACGGAGCTGGGATCGTGCCGTATGAGCTCTTGAAGCCTTTCTCCGAGCCCGGTGTGACCGGCAAGGGAGTTCCATACAGCATTTCcatttga